In Haloarcula sp. H-GB4, a single genomic region encodes these proteins:
- a CDS encoding response regulator, which produces MGKSTSVVVIDDDEDFRQLYKLWLPEAYEVIEAGDGHTGLQRIDDTIDAVLLDRQMPELSGETVAERLRQRSVTPAVVMISSVKPDVDILDIPVDSYLRKPADRDTLLSVLSTVRTRCEYEAQRREILGLADRRATVADAVRATALAESDSYQRAVERLEQHDVSLTDAVSEP; this is translated from the coding sequence ATGGGGAAATCGACGAGCGTTGTGGTGATCGATGACGACGAAGACTTTAGACAGCTCTACAAGCTCTGGCTCCCGGAGGCATATGAGGTTATAGAGGCCGGAGACGGCCATACAGGGTTACAACGGATCGACGACACGATCGATGCGGTACTGCTGGACCGCCAGATGCCGGAACTGAGCGGCGAAACGGTCGCCGAAAGGCTCCGGCAGCGGTCAGTTACCCCCGCAGTTGTCATGATCAGTAGCGTCAAGCCGGACGTGGATATTCTGGATATCCCCGTGGATTCGTATCTCAGAAAGCCCGCTGACCGGGATACCCTGTTGTCAGTACTTTCGACGGTCCGTACCCGATGTGAATACGAGGCGCAACGCCGAGAAATCCTGGGACTTGCCGACCGGCGGGCAACAGTTGCCGACGCTGTACGGGCCACAGCGCTCGCGGAAAGCGATTCGTACCAGCGGGCCGTCGAACGGCTGGAACAGCACGACGTGTCACTCACCGACGCAGTGTCCGAGCCGTAG